The following proteins are co-located in the Pochonia chlamydosporia 170 chromosome 6, whole genome shotgun sequence genome:
- a CDS encoding di-trans,poly-cis-decaprenylcistransferase (similar to Metarhizium robertsii ARSEF 23 XP_007823441.1): MPVSSRDRAAYRADDATDHKFLSRKEQERLIRANLPHPNEIPTVAASKQSQRRSRLGVRRFLKNQLYVLVFAVMHSLFSLYIRTRQAIHIVSYQISSVLYYHHGTPEYIRRDVENLGRKPKHLSAILKAEENQRPKADLDRLIEETAELAAWCASAELPMLSIYEKTGILKKHMPRVYEAVMQKFTFYFAGQHPSLSLTSPHKDAFSSPTLAGDKHGHLKLHLISAQDGRESIVDLTRTLAEMSQRGKISPRDISTELVDAELSEGIMPEPELLILFSPSVELSGYPPWQIRLTEIFCLKDNQGFGYQVFLKALRQFSRAQMRHGK, translated from the exons ATGCCCGTGTCCTCCCGCGACCGCGCGGCCTACAGAGCCGACGATGCCACAGATCACAAGTTTCTCAGCCGGAAAGAACAAGAGAGACTCATCAGG GCGAACCTTCCTCACCCAAACGAAATCCCAACCGTCGCAGCGTCCAAGCAATCCCAGCGTCGGTCACGACTCGGCGTTAGAAGATTCCTCAAGAACCAGCTCTACGTGCTTGTGTTTGCCGTCATGCACAGCCTGTTCTCGCTGTACATCCGCACCCGCCAAGCAATCCACATCGTCAGCTACCAAATATCGTCCGTCCTGTACTACCACCACGGCACCCCGGAATACATTCGACGGGATGTAGAGAACCTTGGCCGAAAACCAAAGCACCTAAGCGCCATTCtgaaagccgaggagaacCAAAGACCCAAAGCCGATCTCGATCGCCTCATTGAAGAGACTGCCGAGCTGGCAGCTTGGTGCGCCAGCGCCGAACTCCCCATGCTCTCGATTTACGAAAAGACTG GTATCCTGAAGAAACACATGCCCCGAGTGTACGAAGCGGTCATGCAGAAATTCACCTTCTACTTCGCCGGCCAACACCCAAGTCTCTCCCTCACGTCCCCCCACAAAGACGCATTCTCATCGCCCACCCTCGCGGGCGACAAGCATGGCCACCTGAAGCTGCACCTCATTTCTGCCCAGGACGGCAGGGAATCCATCGTCGACCTCACCAGGACCTTGGCTGAAATGTCGCAACGGGGCAAGATTTCACCGCGTGATATATCCACGGAACTTGTTGACGCAGAACTCTCAGAGGGCATCATGCCTGAACCTGAATTGCTGATTCTTTTCAGTCCCAGCGTCGAGTTATCCGGCTATCCGCCCTGGCAGATCCGCCTCACTGAGATTTTCTGCCTCAAGGACAACCAAGGATTTGGATACCAAGTattcctcaaggctctccGGCAATTTTCCCGCGCCCAGATGCGTCACGGTAAATAA
- a CDS encoding exocyst complex component Sec10 (similar to Coccidioides immitis RS XP_001248554.1) yields MERNSAVPKSLFPKGPSFTLDNFSNKDFIVRDFVDSLAESAVPANRRSGPAAAAFDPKPLIRTFENALSQLALLGDELQEKESEILSQVRRAEIQHDQTLDTLGRTLDQTMTSFEALDGSLGQNSASNAPETSGRSDGGGNVAVQIGEKLEELDRKRRRAQDAMFLIQCWTELSESGVLSFLEDIRLQGGSENKIRCAVIARQLMRMSQQLDPASWGTSTSQRNSSTVSGQNGDAKSHNTREILEKFCESLEQDLLEQFNNSYRHQNFDDMMECSKVLHDFNGGASVIAIFVNQHQFFIDRDQLNDEAIADGETWEILADPDSDPPGVDPGLQSLVDEVKIVMQEESFIIKRAFPYYETVLIKFIQRVFQQSIQQRLEKVLDKAETVSTLAFLRSLHSSRSYISSLVEDLKTHGLTEHPDACSGQISQTLDQQMDELFIPYLVGSSYIERERKSLEEMYSSLLFKFTMYHSRRKKAPQGFMASLAQQGTQFIASAKDAYLDRLDSSDLTPTQKRIMLRVAGIKDKDNKNEIELSDEDGALSVTNAKRMLKWLAESVQRTLELGSQAETPRDVNTLLQLLLTNMGQLYVQTALEAAHLQATLVENSKTEPDLSFLPTIRPAVTISAIMDRFITIVLIRLAESNTTVRKSMEAQRNMAIDAIEKKTNAVMKISIDVITNWVTKSLGSQKKTDFRPKGAELEFLQTPTCLNICKFLGRSAKEANLAIDGLNAEKFYSELALSIHELLFDHFKKFQVNATGGLMVTQDIAKYVSVMRDWPLARDVSVMVELLTEIGSLFIVGPEALWEKVRTLAPGQSGGRGKLFKGDFRAFVQRRDDSGSVGIQSILAGL; encoded by the exons ATGGAGCGGAACAGTGCGGTGCCAAAGAGTCTGTTTCCCAAAGGACCTAGTTTCACTTTGgacaacttctccaacaaggACTTTATCGTTCGCGACTTTGTCGACAGTCTAGCAGAAAGCGCTGTTCCCGCCAATCGCCGTTCAGGCCCAGCCGCGGCCGCATTCGACCCAAAGCCCTTGATTCGAACATTTGAAA ATGCCTTGTCGCAGCTAGCTTTGCTTGGCGACGAGCTCCAAGAGAAGGAGTCCGAAATCCTGTCCCAAGTGCGTCGCGCCGAGATCCAGCATGATCAAACACTCGATACCCTTGGTCGTACACTCGACCAAACCATGACCTCCTTCGAAGCACTTGATGGATCACTCGGTCAGAACAGCGCCAGCAATGCTCCAGAAACTAGCGGCCGGTCCGACGGTGGAGGAAACGTGGCTGTTCAAATCGGAGAAaagctggaggagcttgaTCGCAAGCGACGCCGAGCCCAGGATGCCATGTTTTTGATTCAGTGCTGGACAGAGCTGAGCGAATCTGGagtcttgtccttcttggaaGATATTAGACTTCAGGGAGGATCCGAGAACAAGATTAGATGCGCAGTCATTGCACGccaattgatgagaatgagccagcagcttgaccCGGCGTCTTGGGGGACTTCTACTAGTCAGCGCAATAGCTCTACAGTGAGTGGTCAAAATGGGGACGCCAAATCACACAACACGCGCGAGATTCTCGAAAAGTTTTGCGAATCCTTGGAGCAGGACCTGCTGGAACAGTTCAACAATAGCTACCGACATCAAAACTTTGATGACATGATGGAGTGCTCCAAAGTCTTGCATGACTTTAACGGTGGTGCCAGCGTTAttgccatctttgtcaaTCAACATCAGTTCTTTATAGACCGGGATCAGTTGAACGACGAGGCCATTGCCGACGGGGAGACGTGGGAAATTCTGGCGGATCCAGATTCAGACCCGCCTGGCGTCGATCCAGGGCTGCAATCTCTCGTTGATGAGGTCAAGATTGTCATGCAAGAAGAGTCTTTTATCATTAAGCGGGCATTTCCATATTACGAGACGGTTCTCATCAAGTTTATCCAACGAGTATTCCAGCAGTCTATTCAGCAGAGACTGGAAAAGGTGCTCGACAAAGCCGAGACGGTGTCTACTCTTGCCTTTTTGAGATCATTACATTCTTCAAGAAGTTACATTAGCTCTCTGGTGGAGGACTTGAAAACGCACGGTCTTACAGAACACCCCGATGCCTGCTCGGGACAGATCTCGCAGACGCTAGACCAACAGATGGACGAGCTGTTTATTCCATATCTCGTGGGAAGCTCTTATATCGAGCGAGAGCGCAAGTCGCTCGAGGAAATGTACAGCTCCCTGCTGTTCAAGTTCACAATGTATCATTCACGGAGAAAAAAAGCACCGCAGGGGTTCATGGCCTCATTAGCCCAACAGGGCACCCAATTCATCGCCTCGGCCAAGGACGCGTACCTGGACAGACTGGACTCTTCAGATCTCACGCCGACACAGAAGCGAATCATGTTGCGAGTCGCCGGTATTAAGGATAAAGACAACAAGAACGAGATTGAGCTCTCGGATGAAGACGGTGCCCTGAGCGTCACCAACGCAAAGCGCATGCTTAAGTGGCTTGCGGAAAGCGTCCAACGAACCCTGGAGCTGGGCTCCCAAGCCGAGACACCAAGGGACGTCAACACccttctccagctcttgcTCACCAACATGGGCCAATTGTATGTGCAGACTGCTCTCGAAGCCGCTCACCTCCAGGCCACGTTGGTGGAAAACTCCAAGACGGAACCCGACCTGTCGTTTTTGCCCACGATCCGACCCGCGGTGACCATATCCGCCATTATGGACAgattcatcaccattgtcCTAATCCGCCTAGCGGAATCCAACACCACCGTCAGAAAGAGCATGGAAGCCCAGCGCAACATGGCCATCGACGCCATCGAAAAGAAGACCAACGCCGTCATGAAAATATCCATCGACGTCATCACCAACTGGGTCACCAAATCGCTCGGCTCCCAAAAGAAGACCGACTTTCGCCCCAAGGGCGCCGAGCTCGAATTCCTCCAAACACCCACGTGTCTCAACATTTGCAAATTCCTCGGCCGCTCCGCCAAGGAGGCGAACCTCGCCATCGACGGGCTCAACGCCGAGAAATTCTACAGCGAGCTCGCGCTCTCGATTCACGAACTCCTCTTTGACCACTTCAAGAAGTTTCAGGTCAATGCGACGGGGGGGCTGATGGTCACGCAGGATATTGCAAAGTATGTGTCTGTGATGCGGGACTGGCCGCTTGCCAGGGACGTTTCGGTCATGGTTGAACTTCTTACGGAGATTGGGTCGCTGTTCATCGTGGGTCCGGAGGCGCTGTGGGAGAAGGTCAGGACGTTGGCGCCGGGGCAGAGTGGTGGGAGGGGGAAGTTGTTTAAGGGGGATTTCAGGGCGTTTGTTCAGAGGAGAGATGATTCGGGGTCGGTGGGCATACAGAGTATTTTGGCGGGGTTGTGA
- a CDS encoding dihydrouridine synthase 4-like protein (similar to Cordyceps militaris CM01 XP_006672133.1) yields MAISGDSLSPGPTPHPLKIFDAARKQDKFVYACAPMVRYSKLAFRQTVHQYGTDLCWTPMILAKEFNRNEFARDSDLTISTSHPQPPTILQFGANIPLELARASSLAAPFVSGVDLNCGCPQAWACAETLGAALMDQRALVRDMVTETRERLRQDGWAVGLESDMENPKGRSVSVKIRVHHDLRKTIDFLDTVIGHPQARNVDWVTIHPRTRHTPSTTPIFTEALEILTEKYSSTLPLLLSGDVFDLSTLPLRHTKADTFTAKDTPRPSTTHLSGFMSARGLLTNPALFAGYAACPWEAVETLMCKVARAPLPFKLALHHVQEMTGPGMGSEKGALLSKRERGELNGCGSMVELVDFLDGKMEERMGRVMRRDL; encoded by the exons atggccatctcAGGGGACTCATTATCCCCCGGCCCAACGCCACA TCCTCTCAAAATATTCGACGCTGCCAGAAAACAAGATAAATTCGTATACGCCTGCGCACCCATGGTCCGCTACAGCAAG CTCGCCTTCCGCCAAACCGTCCACCAGTACGGCACAGATCTATGCTGGACGCCCATGATTCTCGCCAAAGAATTCAACCGCAACGAATTCGCTCGCGACAGCG ATCTCACGATATCAACTTCCCACCCTCAACCGCCTACGATTCTCCAGTTCGGCGCCAACATCCCCCTCGAACTGGCGCGGGCGTCGTCCCTCGCCGCACCCTTCGTATCAGGTGTAGATCTTAACTGTGGATGTCCACAGGCATGGGCGTGCGCAGAAACTCTCGGAGCAGCACTGATGGATCAGAGAGCCCTGGTGCGGGACATGGTGACGGAGACGAGAGAGCGGCTACGACAAGACGGGTGGGCAGTCGGTTTGGAGAGCGACATGGAGAATCCGAAAGGGCGGAGTGTAAGCGTCAAGATACGAGTGCACCACGATTTAAG AAAAACAATCGACTTCCTCGACACAGTCATAGGACACCCTCAAGCCCGCAACGTCGACTGGGTGACCATCCACCCACGCACACGCCACACACCCTCCACGACACCCATCTTCACCGAAGCCCTGGAGATCCTCACAGAAAAGTACTCATCTACCTTGCCGCTCCTCCTATCCGGCGATGTATTCGACCTATCTACCCTTCCGCTACGGCACACCAAAGCCGACACGTTCACTGCCAAAGACACGCCTAGACCCAGCACGACGCACCTATCAGGCTTCATGTCCGCGCGCGGTCTGCTCACCAACCCAGCCTTGTTTGCGGGATACGCCGCCTGTCCGTGGGAGGCGGTCGAAACGCTCATGTGCAAGGTGGCGAGGGCGCCGCTGCCGTTTAAGTTGGCGCTGCATCATGTGCAGGAGATGACGGGGCCGGGGATGGGGTCGGAGAAGGGGGCGCTGTTGAGTAAGAGGGAGAGGGGGGAGTTGAATGGCTGTGGGAGTATGGTTGAGTTGGTGGATTTTTTGGACgggaagatggaggagaggatggggagggtTATGAGGAGGGATTTGTGA
- a CDS encoding IBR finger domain-containing protein (similar to Cordyceps militaris CM01 XP_006672134.1) gives MNATTLMDDIHRPMPGSFGDEDLSELYHNPFETLQVLQDEWRGKDHATPWSKDDMSDICLGDIDWHKYEPPAVLRKAPNVTSIILLDIISASIDNVKSRIAEEDRQKQLEDERRLAAEEEARRNGKSPEPYLPIIIPPEKPIEPDASPTEILNGANLAHFHTVSVTSAGKATEVTVLKDVGRRRFAIRRLFHRMNDEGESSAAGGAREALRQKLEARLSKVNIANTDSKTQETVMALRKSGFIKDADVPKLEPEVECVSCLDDVLVKDAVKVTCHSYCKDCFVRLVTAATQNEQQWPPKCCLNQIPFRLILKHIPEDLKKTFQERSSEWDLPMTERVYCSQPGCGVWIRPKNIKLNKRQGKCERGHVTCTICRGPSHGNEDCPQDYDMNLTNMLAEEEGWKRCFNCHALVEHREACQHMTCRCGTEFCYVCGLRWKTCRCTMQQLYALKEAADTRREQKRFKEQTEAEELRAILAQIEEFEREEAARAELERLEQARLEEERWQRQIKERIRLESIRRKEVESKFEELRLRLNELHELQQVMLESYQEDCATGLLQEADAMKLNLAERHEMQRLELTNQLSQRVAVREERFKREYATRVAQERKLEQQYLEQLQDFWGGRPDGEAEIERAMFPLRKKMDQGHRAWQKWKDEQIGVYKGKLEDERTMKEEVMYSQKERLKDGYDERETELTRRMVAEKKWLREVVWERERLLGSWEVSEMEGDADSLFAREGEHEQECEGCV, from the exons ATGAACGCCACTACACTCATGGACGACATTCATCGTCCCATGCCGGGCTCCTTTGGCGACGAAGATCTATCCGAACTATATCACAATCCCTTCGAAACCCTCCAAGTACTACAAGATGAGTGGCGAGGCAAAGACCACGCCACCCCGTGGTCAAAGGATGACATGTCGGACATTTGCCTCGGCGACATTGACTGGCACAAGTATGAACCACCGGCTGTGCTGCGCAAAGCACCAAACGTCACGTCCATCATCCTCCTAGACATTATATCAGCTTCCATCGATAATGTGAAAAGTCGAATCGCCGAAGAGGATCgtcagaagcagcttgaagaCGAGCGGCGTCTGgccgccgaggaggaagctcGCAGGAATGGCAAATCCCCCGAACCGTATctccccatcatcatacCGCCAGAGAAGCCGATAGAGCCAGATGCTTCGCCGACGGAGATTCTCAACGGCGCGAATCTGGCTCACTTTCATACCGTGTCTGTTACCTCGGCGGGGAAAGCGACCGAGGTAACTGTTTTGAAGGACGTGGGACGAAGGAGATTTGCGATTCGGAGATTATTTCACAGGATGAATGACGAGGGAGAGAGTAGTGCGGCGGGGGGTGCGAGAGAGGCACTTAGACAGAAACTCGAGGCGAGACTGAGCAAGGTGAATATCGCGAATACGGATTCCAAGACGCAGGAGACGGTGATGGCGCTGAGGAAATCGGGCTTCATCAAGGATGCTGATGTTCCAAAGCTAGAGCCAGAAGT CGAATGCGTCTCCTGTCTCGACGATGTCCTCGTAAAAGATGCCGTCAAGGTAACCTGCCACAGCTACTGCAAAGACTGCTTCGTCCGCCTCGTCACCGCCGCCACACAAAACGAACAACAATGGCCGCCCAAATGCTGCCTCAACCAAATCCCCTtccgcctcatcctcaaacacATCCCCGAAGACCTAAAAAAGACGTTCCAAGAACGCTCCTCCGAGTGGGACCTCCCCATGACAGAACGCGTCTACTGCAGCCAGCCCGGGTGCGGCGTCTGGATCCGGCCCAAAAACATCAAACTCAACAAGCGGCAGGGAAAATGTGAGCGCGGCCACGTAACCTGCACGATCTGCCGCGGTCCCTCACACGGTAATGAAGACTGCCCGCAAGACTACGACATGAATCTCACCAACATGCTcgccgaggaggaaggcTGGAAGCGCTGCTTCAACTGCCACGCCTTGGTTGAGCACAGAGAAGCCTGCCAGCACATGACGTGTCGATGCGGCACTGAGTTCTGCTACGTCTGCGGGCTGCGCTGGAAAACGTGCCGCTGCACAATGCAGCAGCTGTATGCGCTGAAGGAGGCGGCCGATACGCGGCGCGAGCAGAAACGCTTCAAGGAGCAGACTGAGGCAGAGGAGCTGCGGGCTATCCTGGCGCAAATAGAAGAATTCGAGCGTGAGGAAGCAGCGCGTGCAGAACTCGAACGTCTTGAGCAGGCTAGGCTTGAAGAGGAGCGGTGGCAGCGTCAGATCAAGGAGCGGATTCGTCTTGAAAGTATTCGCCGCAAGGAAGTCGAGTCCAAGTTTGAAGAACTTCGTCTTCGACTCAACGAGCTTCATGAACTTCAGCAGGTTATGCTAGAGTCGTACCAGGAAGATTGTGCGACGGGTCTCCTCCAAGAAGCCGATGCGATGAAGTTGAACCTCGCGGAGCGTCATGAGATGCAACGCCTCGAGCTGACGAACCAACTCTCGCAAAGGGTTGCCGTCCGCGAAGAGAGATTCAAGCGCGAGTACGCCACCCGGGTTGCGCAAGAACGCAAACTAGAGCAGCAGTATCTGGAACAGCTGCAGGACTTCTGGGGAGGGAGACCCGATGGCGAGGCGGAAATCGAACGCGCCATGTTCCcgctgaggaagaagatggaccAGGGCCACAGGGCGTGGCAGAAGTGGAAGGATGAGCAGATTGGGGTTTATAAAGGCAAGTTGGAGGACGAACGGACCATGAAGGAGGAGGTCATGTATAGCCAGAAGGAGAGGCTGAAGGATGGGTATGATGAGCGGGAGACCGAgctgacgaggaggatggtggcggagaagaagtggTTGCGGGAGGTGGtttgggagagggagaggttGCTTGGGAGTTGGGAGGTTTCGGAGATGGAGGGGGATGCGGATAGTTTGTTTGCGAGAGAGGGAGAGCATGAGCAGGAGTGCGAAGGATGTGTTTga
- a CDS encoding fumarylacetoacetate hydrolase (similar to Metarhizium robertsii ARSEF 23 XP_007823437.2), which yields MPAFSVSPHPILSQNPRKPHTLARHRSHTQQQRLIRFLARDGRTYYGDAILPKGVTDIAKTKRARVITGDIFGQHQVTDQVADVRLLLPPLDPAQVKTVRCLGLNYADHAKETNMPQPQYPVLFYKPATALSGPSDAIPVPHVAQEGTGLDYECELVIIIGKRANDVSEADALDHVLGYSVGNDVSHRDWQIKRGGTQWSHGKGFDGWAPYGPGIVTTNVIKDPQQLKIWTKVNGEVRQNGSTANLIFGVKQTVSLLSRGVTLMPGDVIFTGTPAGVGMGRNPQVWLKDGDVVEVGLEQVGTCTNIVEFAKHEAKL from the exons atgccTGCCTTTTCAGTAAGTCCACATCCCATCCTCTCCCAGAATCCGCGCAAGCCACATACTCTCGCCCGACATCGCTCTCACACTCAACAACAGCGCCTTATTCGCTTCCTCGCCAGAGATGGCCGCACATACTACGGCGACGCCATTCTACCCAAGGGCGTCACAGATATTGCAAAGACGAAACGGGCCCGCGTAATCACTGGTGACATATTCGGACAGCACCAAGTAACAGACCAAGTCGCCGATGTCCGCCTACTTCTACCGCCACTAGACCCAGCTCAAGTCAAGACGGTGAGATGTCTAGGCCTAAACTACGCAGACCACGCCAAGGAGACAAACATGCCTCAGCCTCAGTATCCAGTCCTCTTCTACAAGCCTGCCACGGCTCTTTCAGGACCATCTGATGCTATTCCCGTCCCGCACGTCGCTCAGGAAGGCACTGGACTTGACTATGAATGCgagctcgtcatcatcattgggAAGAGAGCCAACGATGTTTCTGAAGCTGACGCCCTCGACCATGTTCTTGGATACTCTGTCGGAAACGATGTATCTCATCGAGACTGGCAGATCAAGCGAGGAGGAACGCAGTGGTCACACGGCAAGGGATTCGACGGCTGGGCTCCTTATGGTCCAGGTATTGTTACTACGAATGTGATTAAGGATCCTCAACAGCTGAAGATTTGGACCAAGGTCAATGGTGAAGTCCGCCAG AATGGGTCAACTGCGAATTTGATCTTTGGAGTGAAGCAAACGGTTTCGTTGCTGAGTCGTGGCGTCACTTTGATGCCAGGAGATGTCATCTTTACTGGAAC ACCAGCTGGTGTCGGTATGGGGCGAAATCCGCAAGTTTGGCTCaaggatggggatgttgttgaggttggcTTGGAGCAAGTTGGAACCTG caccaacattgtGGAGTTTGCCAAGCACGAAGCAAAGCTGTAG
- a CDS encoding lipase (similar to Metarhizium robertsii ARSEF 23 XP_007823435.1) — MRFSLPSLALVAAATAIPTSSPPSTRDLSHNDFSCKSSRNPVVLLHGLGATYYEDLNFLETWLKTKGFCTFSLTYGDYPNFPLVGGLQPIAQSSQEIAAFVKDVQQKTGSPKVDLVGHSEGAFQSLYTTKFGGISSIIDTIVAIAPPTHGTSFGGLYKLAQLLGIDNGVNDILKTFGCKACADLVTGGAAIQKLNDGQPIVQQGTTVTVIASKYDELVTPTKTSFIDEEGVNNIYVQDYCPLDPVGHIGEAYDLNVWNLVLNSLEKKVGRKFFCLLGSPGK; from the coding sequence ATGCGCTTCTCACTCCCATCCCTGgccctcgtcgccgccgcAACCGCCatcccaacatcatcaccaccatcaacccgCGACCTCTCCCACAACGACTTCTCCTGCAAATCCTCCCGCAACCCGgtcgtcctcctccacggcctCGGCGCAACTTACTACGAAGACCTCAACTTCCTCGAAACCTGGCTCAAAACCAAAGGCTTCTGCACCTTCTCCCTCACCTACGGCGACTACCCCAACTTCCCCCTCGTCGGCGGTCTCCAGCCCATCGCCCAATCATCCCAAGAAATCGCCGCCTTTGTCAAAGACGTCCAGCAAAAGACGGGCTCTCCCAAAGTCGACCTGGTAGGCCACTCCGAGGGCGCATTCCAGTCCCTCTACACGACCAAGTTCGGCGGCATTTCGTCCATCATTGACACCATTGTTGCGATTGCGCCGCCTACACATGGGACTTCCTTCGGGGGACTGTACAAGCTCGCGCAGCTTTTGGGCATAGACAACGGCGTCAACGACATTTTGAAGACGTTTGGGTGCAAGGCGTGCGCGGACTTGGTTACCGGTGGTGCGGCGATCCAGAAATTGAATGATGGGCAGCCGATTGTGCAGCAGGGCACGACGGTGACGGTCATTGCGAGCAAGTATGATGAGTTGGTTACGCCGACCAAGACGTCGTTTATTGATGAGGAGGGCGTGAATAATATCTACGTGCAGGATTATTGTCCGTTGGATCCGGTGGGACATATTGGCGAGGCGTATGATTTGAATGTGTGgaatttggtgttgaattcgttggagaagaaggttGGGAGGAAGTTTTTCTGTCTGTTGGGATCACCGGGGAAGTAG
- a CDS encoding C6 zinc finger domain-containing protein (similar to Beauveria bassiana ARSEF 2860 XP_008593836.1), with product MPPTMEQANSNLQTTQCRRFKRQNQWSNLHTRGENDGPQRQKQDVLLAGTDAPLARRIKCDESKPFCRRCLSLGRTCKYISTNGLIDESEVVIPLEQPLHVSPRPKGVDSNPRETQIFDLLRTLTVHQLIGPFGQTYQAFWTVDALLATQAYPAIWHASLALSAMHHRMRLGKSEADQLLAKQYYTFSLTQYNISIRHLVDLTSKAHLSYFDKETVLFASILYVGICCAQRNTKDTKQAIAHIQNMLPLFYRWKFWELSPTSPGSSHTGRLHHDTLVQIIQYLEYQFDEFSDNFPGGLSRDLDRASTEPFKSVAEAYVEYVPLHYGTWICGGCPHPRRDDELQVRPFRDVKLDYARRLRSWKMRFRTLERRAEFERQDLHSIRLLRLLCDFEDIPRALYKEPKTETYWRHQHKFERLVDEAEALLQEAEGVMDLDTSSPVFSYSVNVCSVLRPLGIFCCNLRVRRRVIALLKRYPQRDLIWDGTLHTMFLEARVELEQGSLMRPVKEDDGVCGCVDAMFVCRFHRCSGGYNFLEAGGVEYTLRTGLDREQNKPGTVIRVTWD from the exons ATGCCTCCCACGATGGAACAAGCAAACTCTAATCTTCAAACGACGCAATGCAGGCGGTTCAAGAGACAGAATCAATGGAGCAACCTGCATACCCGCGGCGAAAACGATGGGCCCCAAAGACAAAAACAGGATGTCTTACTTGCCGGTACGGATGCGCCGCT AGCTCGCCGAATAAAATGCGATGAATCGAAGCCCTTTTGTAGGCGCTGTCTATCCCTCGGCCGCACATGCAAGTACATTTCCACGAATGGCCTCATCGATGAGTCTGAAGTTGTCATACCACTTGAACAGCCACTCCATGTATCACCGCGACCCAAGGGCGTGGACTCAAACCCCCGAGAGACGCAAATATTCGACCTCCTTCGCACACTAACCGTCCATCAACTCATTGGACCTTTTGGCCAAACATACCAGGCATTCTGGACAGTCGATGCTTTACTCGCCACGCAGGCATACCCGGCAATATGGCATGCCAGTCTGGCATTGTCAGCCATGCATCACCGAATGAGGCTCGGCAAAAGCGAAGCAGACCAACTCCTCGCAAAACAGTACTACACCTTCTCCCTCACCCAATACAACATATCCATACGGCACCTCGTTGATCTCACGAGCAAGGCGCACCTCTCCTACTTTGACAAGGAAACCGTCCTATTCGCCAGCATCCTCTACGTAGGCATCTGCTGCGCCCAGAGAAACACCAAAGACACAAAGCAAGCCATAGCTCATATACAGAATATGCTGCCTCTCTTCTACCGCTGGAAATTCTGGGAACTGTCACCTACATCACCGGGATCGTCACATACTGGCCGTCTGCACCACGACACTCTAGTCCAAATCATCCAATATCTAGAGTATCAATTCGACGAGTTCAGCGACAACTTCCCAGGCGGACTATCGCGAGATCTGGACAGAGCATCCACTGAGCCTTTCAAATCCGTCGCAGAAGCCTACGTCGAATACGTGCCTCTCCACTACGGCACATGGATCTGCGGAGGATGTCCCCATCCCCGCCGCGACGACGAGCTACAAGTCCGTCCGTTTCGGGACGTCAAACTAGATTACGCGCGGAGACTACGGTCGTGGAAGATGAGGTTCCGTACTCTGGAGCGACGGGCTGAATTCGAGCGCCAGGACCTGCACAGTATTCGTCTATTACGGCTGCTGTGCGACTTTGAGGATATCCCGCGCGCCTTGTACAAAGAGCCCAAAACAGAGACATACTGGCGGCATCAGCACAAGTTCGAGAGGCTTGTCGATGAGGCGGAGGCTCTACTTCAGGAAGCTGAGGGGGTGATGGATCTAGACACGTCGTCGCCTGTGTTTTCGTATTCTGTGAATGTGTGCTCGGTCCTGCGGCCTCTGGGTATATTCTGTTGTAATCTGAGAGTACGGCGGCGAGTTATTGCGCTGTTGAAGCGGTATCCGCAGCGAGATCTAATTTGGGATGGCACTCTGCACACCATGTTTCTGGAGGCGAGGGTTGAGCTCGAGCAGGggtcgttgatgaggccTGTCAAGGAGGACGATGGTGTTTGTGGATGCGTCGACGCCATGTTTGTGTGTAGATTTCATCGATGTTCGGGGGGTTACAATTTCCTGGAGgcgggtggtgttgagtaTACGCTGAGGACGGGGCTGGATCGAGAGCAGAATAAGCCGGGGACAGTGATTCGCGTTACTTGGGATTGA